The segment CGATTCGTGGGTATCTGCGCGCGCCGTGCGCGACGTCATGACCACCGGCGCAATCACACTGACGTACCAAACGAACATCACGCCGCTGAGCAACGGCACGTATCGACGCAATTTTTGATCGCGAAGAAAGAGCCATAGAGCCGGCATGAAGCTGAACATGAGATACGCTTTCGAGCCGGAGTTCAGGTTGGTCGCGAATTCGATGGTCGTTCCGCCCAGGAGCAGAAGCCAGAAAAAACCATTTCGCTTTCTAGGATCACGACTGAGCACGAAAGCAGCGAGGGCCGAAGTGGAACCGAAGTGCATGACACCCGCAATGGCCCCGAGCGAGCTCACGACGTTCGGCGCCAAGCGAAAAACCATGCTCAAAAGCCAAAGGCCCAAGAGCGCGTGCATCCGTGGACGATGTTCGACGCTCGGCGCAATCGTGACGATGGGCCGCGCCCATTGCATGCCCGCGTGAAGGGCGACGTTGCCGACGACCATGATGACATACCCCGCAGCAATGTCATCCGGCCGAAGTATTTTTACGGAATACAGAATCGGATCGCCGTCCGATATGATGTTGGCATAATGAATCGCGCTCGGCCCGACCGGCGGCCAAAACCAGGCAAAAAAGCGCGCTCAGAGGACTCACGAACAGCGGCGCCCGTCGCAGCTCCGTGATGGCCAGCGTGGCGTACACGCCCATGCCGACGGCGCCTGAAATATAGAGCATCGTGGCCGGTTCCAGGCCGACCAGCCACAAAAGAACGACCAGCATGAGGAACCACGTATGCAATACGAGCGGTGCATAACGTCGGTCATTCATAAAATTGCGAGTCGTTCATCGCGAGATGGAATCTAAACCGGATGCCACGAATCCGTCAGCACTTCCGCAAATTCACGCCACAGCCTGATCAGCGTTTCGTACGAAATGGCAGTTTCGGTTTCGAGCGCCCAGAAGTAGGCGATGGAGTCACCATCCAAGCGGATGATGTTACGGGTCTCGACGGGTCGTCGTGCAAGACGCGATTCGCTACTACTTGCGCGCACGATGTTCGGTCTCGCTTCACCACGCGTCGTCGTAGATCGGCGAATTCCAAGCAAACTGAGAGAATTGCGATGTGAAGATACGTCCCGGCGACGAGGTCTGGCTCTTCGTTGAACGCTCATGGCCCGGTTCTCCAATACAAGCGCTGCTCTCGATGGCACATCGAGCAAGCAGCGAGCGTCATCAACCGTCGCCCTGCTTCGATGCACGACGTTACCGAACATTCAACCAAAGTGCAATCGAGCGACACGAGTGTCAAATGTATGATTTAACACAACACCAGGCGGAAGCATGGCTGTGTCATATCGGGAATTTCGAGCGTGACGCGCAGGCAGGTTACAGTCAGGAGGATGATGTCACGGGCTTCGTCAGGCCTGCCATGCCGAGTGAAATGATGCCGCCCATGATCAAGTCCACGCCCACGATGACGCCGAGCGTCCAGAACGCGGTCCCTGGGAGCCCCGCGACGAGCAGAATACCGAGGGCCCCGCTGATGACGGCGTCGAACAAGAGCCACCCAGATGACCCCGTGCCGCGAAATTGAAAGGAGCGAATTGCTTTCGACACGGCGCTCACGACGAAAAGGACACCAATCACCAGCGTCAACGATAGAGCACCGATGAGCGGCGTCCAAAGAATGGCGATTCCCGCAAGAACATACAGAATCGAGCTGACGATGAGCCAGCCGATCCCATGACGACGCGGATCCTCGAATCCGTGAAAAAGGCGTAGGACGCCTCCGGCAATGAGGAGCACGCCGATCACGATTGCTGCGACGAACGTCGACGCGATCGGCGCGAGAATGGCGATGACGCCGAGCACGAGGAGCGTGATGCCGACGAATGTCATGCGCCCTCGAGTCTGCTCATCCGACGTGAACGATGGTTTGAATGGGTTCGGAACGGTCATGAGAACCGGCCGATTGCAAGAAAAATGCCACGACAAACGGCAAACCAGGCTGAACGAGCGATGCAACAATCAGCTACGCGGGCTCGGCAGCGCTTGGCGTTCGTCCCGGAACGATGTCGCCACGTTCATCAGCGTTCTGGTCGTTACGCCTTGACCTTGACAAACCTTACAATGTTTACTATCCTGAATTCAATGGATCCAGGCACGACTCAGCCATGGGATAGCTCGAAGCTACACCGCCATCAGCTTCCCGTAATACTCCGCAATCGCCGCCGCGTGCAGGCGCGAGAAAAACGACGAATAGCAGATCCATATCGCTAGGCCGTTCATGTCGTCGAATATCGCCGGCAAGTGCGGTGGCGGTTTCACGATTCCATCCGTTACGTGCGCATAAAGCACCGGCACGTCCTCGTGCGCCACTTTGCCCACGAAGAGAAACGGAATCAATGCCGCCCTGTCCTGCTGAATCGCCGCTCGCATGAATGCGTAATTCAGCACGATACCCTTACAGTAACACGCGTCCTTCGTAAAGGGCGCCCCGCCCTCCAATAGTCCGCCCCGAAAAACCCGACGCGCATTCTGAAAGCATTCGTCTTCCTCGTACCCCTCCGTCCGATACCATTCGAATACATCCAAAAAGTTCGCCCCGTCCTCGGCTTTGTCCACCGCCAAGATGCGATCGTTGAGCTTCTTCGCTCGTCTGGGCGACGAACGAAATGTGAAGATCTCCACGAGCGCCGCGAGGCCCTCCTGCACCGCCGTCGTCCGCGGCGGACCTTTGGCAAGCCACCGAGCCACCGGTTGCGCTTGTCCGTTCAAGCTCGTCGCCACGTGCACCCACCCTTCGTGCGCTTCGAGGATGTCGATGTCCCGCGTCGAGAACGTCGCGCCGCTGCGAATCTTGACGTAGTCACTGCCTGCCGCAGCATCCGCCAAGATCGAATCGTCCACCTGCACGCGGATCGCAGCGCTGCCGAAGAACCTGTCGAAACGCGCGTTGAGCTCGAGCGTCGCCATTTCGGCCGTGATCTCGCGGCGCTCGGGAGGCCCAAGGCGTTCGCCGCCGATCGCGGTGAGCACGTCGTAGAGCACGATGCCCATGTCGCGCACGCTGGTTTGTCCGTCCGGAAGTTTGTCCTTCGGGGACCCGTAAAGCGACCGTGAATACTTGTAGAAGTCGCGTTTGCCTCGGCCCTTCAACATCTGCACGACATCGCGATATTCGTCGGCCGTTTGTCGCAAGATGCGCCCGAGCCGGTCCTCGGCGCCGAGCTCCCTTTCGCAGTCGCGCAAGATCTCTTCGAACTCGGCCATCTTCGCGTCGGGATCGAAACCAAGATCCGACGCGTAGGTGACCTTCGGCAAGTCGCGCTGTTTGCCCCGCAAAAACTGCTCTTCGACGGACGATTCCCACCGCAGTGCTTGGAGGATCCGCAGCGGCTTTTGCGCATCGAGAACGCGCTGCGACAACCTGGCGAGGATCTCTTTGTAGGACCTCCAAGGACCCGATCTTGGACCACTCGCTGCGGCGGGTTGATCATCGCGCATGCGCACCGATTCGAGCGGCGCGGTTGCAGGGACTTCGACCGAAGCTTCGGGTTTCGATGCGCGGCTCGTGGGGATTCGTTCCGCGGCGCGTTCTTCGGTCTCTGCGACGGGCAGTGTTTGCGCCGGCGTCGTGACTTCCCGCGTTTCTTTGGGCTCGCGGGACTCGCTCTTCGGGGGCATTGGTGTGGACTATCCCATGACGCGCCGGGATGAATCAACGATTGGCACGCGGAGCTTGCTCGAACGCGCATCCCGCGGTACGCGTCCGGGCTCGCATGACCAACGAAGCCTCCGCGCCCGACGACGTCACCGATGCCGATGTCGAGCTGCTCGAAAAAACACGAAAGTCCGCAGTTGCCCTCCGAGCGGCCGTAGCGAAGGTCGTCGTGGGCCAAGAAGCCGTCGTCGAAGCGATGCTCGTGACGCTGGTCGCGCGCGGGCATGCGCTGCTCGTCGGCGTTCCGGGGCTAGCGAAAACGCTGCTCGTCGCGTCGCTCGCGAAGGCGCTCGATCTTTCTTTCGGGCGCGTACAATTCACGCCGGACCTATTGCCCGCGGACATCACGGGAACGGATGTTCTGCACGAGCAACACGGCAGTCGGACGTTGCGCTTCATGCCGGGGCCCATTTTTCACAACTTGATTTTGGCCGACGAGATCAACCGTACGCCGCCGAAAACGCAGGCCGCGCTGCTCGAAGCGATGCAAGAGCGCAAGGTGACGGTCGGCACGGAGACGCACAAGCTGCCCGAGCCTTTTCAAGTGTTTGCCACGCGAAACCCGATCGAACAGGAAGGAACGTACCCGCTTCCCGAAGCGCAGCTCGATAGGTTCTTGCTCGAAATTCACGTGGGTTACCCGAGTGAAGACGAAGAGCGCGAAGTCGCAAGACGAACGACGAGCGGCAAGATGCCGGTGATCGAGCCGGTGCTTCACGGGGATGATGTCGTTGCGATCGGCAAACTCGTGCCGCGGATTCCGGTGACGGACGAAGCGGTGAATTTGGCTGTATCGCTGAGTCGAGCGACGCGACCGTCGGGTGAGAAGGTGGTACGCGAGGTGAAGGAGTACGTGCGGTATGGTGCGGGGCCGCGAGGGTCGCAGGCGCTCGTGCTTGCGGCGAAAGCGCGGGCGGCTTTGCGAGGCGAAGCGGCGGCGGACGTGGAGGATGTGCGTGCGATGCTGGTGCCTGCGCTGCGGCATCGGATCGTGCTGTCGTATCGAGCGGAAGCGGATGGCGTGCGCGACGTGGACGTGCTGGAAGCGGTCGCGAAACGCGCGGGTTGATATTGGTCTACCGCGCCAGGGGCCTGAGGACCAAATCGGGGGTCTGGGGGGCCGCATCGCGCGCGTGCGCGTGCGCGAGCGCAAAGCACCGGGAGGCGCGCCTCCCGGTCCTTGCGCGAACAAAGCCTCGCGCAGCGCCCGTCCCAACCCCCGAACGCGGCCTTGTTCCAAATCTGAGCCGGTTTCTAACTCGCTGCTGCGGCTGCTTCTTCAGCAACTTCGAGCGATTTGACGACGGTCATGCTTTTGGGCACGAGCAAAAACTGAAACGCGATTTGGGCAGGTTTGTCCTCTGAATCCGTCGGAATGTAGCGGATGGCGTATGCGCCACTTTTTTTCAGCCCTGGAACGGGTACGTCGCTTCCGATCAAGTGCCTTGCAAACACCGACAAACCAGGTTCGTGACCCACGAGAGCCACGGGTCCTTCGCCTTCGTACGACGTGACGAGCCGCAACAAAGCGTT is part of the Polyangiaceae bacterium genome and harbors:
- a CDS encoding DUF308 domain-containing protein translates to MTVPNPFKPSFTSDEQTRGRMTFVGITLLVLGVIAILAPIASTFVAAIVIGVLLIAGGVLRLFHGFEDPRRHGIGWLIVSSILYVLAGIAILWTPLIGALSLTLVIGVLFVVSAVSKAIRSFQFRGTGSSGWLLFDAVISGALGILLVAGLPGTAFWTLGVIVGVDLIMGGIISLGMAGLTKPVTSSS
- a CDS encoding AAA family ATPase, with translation MTNEASAPDDVTDADVELLEKTRKSAVALRAAVAKVVVGQEAVVEAMLVTLVARGHALLVGVPGLAKTLLVASLAKALDLSFGRVQFTPDLLPADITGTDVLHEQHGSRTLRFMPGPIFHNLILADEINRTPPKTQAALLEAMQERKVTVGTETHKLPEPFQVFATRNPIEQEGTYPLPEAQLDRFLLEIHVGYPSEDEEREVARRTTSGKMPVIEPVLHGDDVVAIGKLVPRIPVTDEAVNLAVSLSRATRPSGEKVVREVKEYVRYGAGPRGSQALVLAAKARAALRGEAAADVEDVRAMLVPALRHRIVLSYRAEADGVRDVDVLEAVAKRAG
- a CDS encoding histidine phosphatase family protein, which produces MEIILIRHGEAVEAAPGLGDAGRWLTAKGRRITRKVGKWLDKRKSRRPVEIWTSSLVRAVQTADIIAREVGLEGEIVARSELLPGADPNALLRLVTSYEGEGPVALVGHEPGLSVFARHLIGSDVPVPGLKKSGAYAIRYIPTDSEDKPAQIAFQFLLVPKSMTVVKSLEVAEEAAAAAS